One Prolixibacteraceae bacterium DNA segment encodes these proteins:
- a CDS encoding ABC transporter ATP-binding protein/permease encodes MKYILDVFKRYLIPYKGKVFLTFLYNVLGAFFGAISFASFSPILGVLFKTQKMVSDPGPLSWTSIDSLKMHLNYYVSQLIVSSDASSVLLLIGLFMLFMVFLKVGFTYLAIYVMVPLRNNVVRDIRVDLYNKVTSLPIGFFSEERKGDIIARMTGDVSEVEASVMNSLEMFFKNPVIILVSLSVMIAMSWQLTIFVFVLLPVVGYFIGRVGKSLKKPSMKGQNKMGEILSRIEETLTGLRIIQAFNAEKSVRARFYEESNDLRNIMNGLMWRRALAHPMSEFLGTAVIVIVLWYGGSLVLMGSESPLAPEEFITYLVFFYSIINPAKAFSTALYSIQKGMASMERIDAILNAEVKVVDGTKIIAKDDFKEHIKYDNVSFKYKDNGPFVLKNVDVEIKKGQTVAFVGQSGSGKSTLVDLLPRFWDVVEGKITIDGVDIRDFTSHSLRDLMGNVNQEPILFNDSFYNNITFGVEDATIEQVIDAAKVANAHEFIIATEDGYESNIGDRGSKLSGGQRQRVSIARAVLKNPPIMILDEATSALDTESEVLVQQALDNLMKNRTSIVVAHRLSTIRNADLICVFDKGEIVEMGTHKSLYDANNIYRKLVDMQMHNR; translated from the coding sequence ATGAAATATATTTTAGACGTCTTTAAACGTTACCTTATACCATATAAAGGTAAGGTGTTTTTAACTTTTTTGTACAATGTCTTAGGTGCATTTTTCGGTGCAATATCCTTTGCCTCTTTTAGCCCTATTTTAGGGGTTCTTTTTAAAACACAGAAGATGGTATCAGATCCGGGACCGCTATCTTGGACTTCCATCGATAGTTTGAAGATGCATTTGAACTACTATGTAAGTCAGTTAATTGTCTCTTCAGATGCTTCTAGTGTACTTTTACTTATAGGTCTTTTTATGCTTTTTATGGTGTTCTTGAAAGTAGGGTTTACCTATTTAGCCATATATGTGATGGTTCCTTTAAGAAATAATGTAGTTCGTGATATTCGTGTCGATTTATACAATAAGGTAACAAGTCTTCCTATTGGTTTCTTCTCAGAGGAGAGAAAAGGGGATATTATTGCGCGTATGACGGGGGATGTCTCAGAGGTTGAAGCTTCGGTGATGAACTCTCTAGAGATGTTTTTTAAGAATCCTGTTATAATTTTAGTGTCTCTTTCCGTAATGATTGCGATGAGTTGGCAATTGACCATTTTTGTTTTTGTTTTGCTTCCAGTGGTAGGTTATTTTATCGGAAGAGTTGGTAAAAGCTTGAAGAAGCCATCCATGAAAGGACAAAATAAGATGGGTGAGATTCTTTCTAGAATAGAAGAGACATTAACAGGATTAAGGATTATCCAAGCTTTTAATGCAGAAAAGTCTGTTCGTGCTCGTTTCTATGAGGAGAGTAATGACCTGAGAAATATCATGAATGGTCTTATGTGGAGAAGAGCACTGGCTCATCCGATGAGTGAATTTCTTGGAACTGCCGTGATTGTTATCGTACTCTGGTATGGTGGTAGTCTTGTTTTGATGGGTTCTGAGTCTCCTTTGGCTCCTGAAGAGTTTATTACTTATCTTGTTTTCTTCTACTCTATCATTAATCCTGCTAAAGCTTTTAGTACTGCCTTGTATAGTATCCAGAAGGGAATGGCTTCGATGGAACGTATTGATGCAATCCTTAATGCAGAGGTGAAAGTGGTCGATGGAACAAAGATAATTGCAAAAGATGATTTTAAAGAGCATATCAAGTATGATAATGTATCCTTCAAATATAAAGACAACGGTCCTTTTGTCCTTAAAAATGTCGATGTAGAGATTAAGAAAGGACAGACGGTTGCATTTGTAGGTCAGTCTGGATCTGGCAAATCGACACTCGTGGATCTTCTTCCTCGTTTTTGGGATGTTGTTGAAGGCAAGATTACTATTGATGGGGTGGATATTCGTGATTTTACTTCTCATTCATTGCGAGATTTAATGGGGAATGTGAATCAAGAGCCGATTCTTTTTAATGATAGTTTTTACAACAACATTACTTTTGGGGTTGAGGATGCAACTATAGAGCAGGTAATTGATGCTGCAAAAGTTGCAAATGCACATGAATTTATCATTGCAACAGAAGATGGATATGAATCAAATATCGGAGATCGAGGAAGTAAATTGTCTGGGGGACAACGTCAGCGTGTCTCTATTGCTCGAGCAGTTCTAAAGAATCCTCCAATTATGATTCTAGATGAGGCTACTTCTGCCCTGGATACAGAGAGTGAAGTACTTGTTCAACAAGCTCTAGATAACCTGATGAAGAATAGAACCTCTATCGTGGTTGCACACCGTCTTTCAACGATTCGTAATGCAGATCTTATTTGTGTATTTGATAAAGGAGAAATTGTGGAGATGGGAACCCATAAATCGCTTTATGATGCCAATAATATCTATCGAAAATTAGTGGATATGCAGATGCATAACAGATAG
- a CDS encoding L-serine ammonia-lyase, translated as MESIREIFRIGNGPSSSHTMGPMKAAEMYKGRFENYDHFRVTLYGSLAATGKGHLTDWAVEKVFEDRKIEVLWEPDVFLPEHPNGMKFEVFVDGSWTKSWTCYSIGGGAVVDDITQGATPSIYPLSTMDEILKWCYDNGKQIWEFVEEYESKEVWSYLEEVWEVMKSAIERGLDAEGTLPGIIKYPRKAASYYTKARNFERTMKKRSMVYAFALAVSEENAGGGQIVTAPTCGACGVVPSVLFHMQKYEKLSDVRVIRALATAGLIGTLVKKNASISGAEVGCQGEVGTACAMASAAATQLSGGSIFQIEYAAEMGLEHHLGLTCDPIAGLVQVPCIERNAFAAARALSHKNYAMLSDGRHMISFDKVTKTMKQTGDDLPHLYKETSEGGLAHFHGLKG; from the coding sequence ATGGAATCTATTAGAGAGATTTTTCGTATTGGAAATGGACCTTCGTCAAGTCATACGATGGGACCAATGAAAGCAGCCGAGATGTATAAGGGTCGTTTTGAAAATTATGATCATTTTCGTGTTACTCTATATGGCAGTTTGGCTGCAACAGGTAAAGGCCACCTTACGGATTGGGCTGTAGAAAAAGTATTTGAGGATCGTAAGATAGAGGTTTTATGGGAACCTGATGTTTTTCTTCCAGAGCATCCGAATGGAATGAAATTTGAAGTCTTCGTAGATGGCAGTTGGACAAAATCATGGACTTGTTATTCTATTGGAGGTGGTGCTGTAGTAGATGATATAACACAAGGTGCTACCCCATCTATTTATCCATTATCAACCATGGATGAGATTCTGAAATGGTGCTATGATAACGGAAAGCAAATATGGGAATTTGTCGAAGAGTATGAATCGAAGGAGGTTTGGAGTTACTTAGAAGAGGTTTGGGAGGTAATGAAATCAGCGATTGAAAGAGGTCTTGATGCCGAAGGAACATTGCCAGGAATAATCAAATATCCTCGTAAAGCGGCAAGCTATTATACTAAGGCACGCAATTTTGAAAGGACCATGAAAAAGAGATCGATGGTCTACGCTTTTGCATTGGCTGTTTCAGAAGAGAATGCTGGAGGAGGGCAGATTGTTACCGCCCCTACTTGTGGAGCTTGTGGGGTTGTCCCTTCCGTTCTTTTTCATATGCAGAAATATGAAAAATTATCTGATGTTCGTGTTATAAGAGCATTAGCAACAGCTGGCTTGATTGGAACGCTTGTCAAGAAAAATGCATCTATCTCTGGAGCTGAAGTAGGGTGTCAAGGAGAAGTTGGAACTGCTTGTGCTATGGCTTCCGCAGCCGCAACTCAACTAAGTGGTGGTTCGATATTTCAGATAGAGTATGCTGCAGAGATGGGATTAGAGCATCATCTGGGGCTTACTTGTGACCCAATTGCTGGACTTGTACAAGTTCCTTGTATCGAAAGAAATGCATTTGCCGCAGCAAGGGCTTTGAGTCATAAGAATTATGCAATGTTATCAGATGGTCGTCATATGATCAGTTTTGATAAAGTAACTAAAACAATGAAGCAAACTGGAGATGACCTACCTCATCTATATAAAGAAACATCTGAAGGGGGATTGGCACACTTTCATGGACTGAAAGGATAG
- a CDS encoding ABC-ATPase domain-containing protein: MALDSIRNDDELRLNLTSLDGKGYMAYKNISGKYHYKREGFTLSIDHVQSDPFASPSRLRIIINRDKFGFPKKIDCNRSRRIGFCDFITRRFAKAIYHFTQGHRGSGKSGRISIDSPHQEILDRTSVIATDTDIEVRFTVGLPAYGRNIAAQEALAIFFDEIPILVEETLLYENFDVSLLLEYIEVNEDADYLRSELKNLGLVSFIANQSMLPRMSGIDDRPSDSESVVPFVSPISYEVSVNVPNAGKIWGMGIPEGVTVIVGGGFHGKSTLLKAIELGVYNHRPGDGRERVVTRKDAMKIKAEEGRWVHHVDISSFIHHLPQKMNTECFSTPNASGSTSQATNIVEALESGTDLLILDEDSSATNFMIRDGQMERLVPRQKEPITPFIQHVRNLYDQLNCSTILVMGGSGDYFSQADHVICMEEYNAMDVTIQAHDIAQTGPAIVKASKPKQFFNSRIPSPLILEGFKHKGARKVKPISKTKILFGTNEVDLTHLDQMVSESQLRSISDSLIYALKYLDGKRSLNQIADLIITDLETKGLNILGPQGIGSYAMFRKQELMAAFNRLKGIKYTYDSE; encoded by the coding sequence ATGGCATTAGACTCGATACGCAACGACGACGAATTACGCCTTAATCTTACCTCATTAGATGGGAAAGGTTACATGGCATATAAAAATATATCTGGGAAATATCACTATAAAAGAGAGGGGTTTACTTTGTCCATTGACCATGTGCAGAGCGACCCTTTTGCATCTCCTAGTAGACTAAGAATCATTATTAATCGTGATAAATTTGGTTTCCCAAAAAAAATCGATTGTAATCGTAGTCGACGAATTGGCTTTTGTGATTTCATCACTCGTAGGTTTGCTAAAGCAATCTACCATTTCACACAAGGACATAGAGGGAGTGGAAAGAGTGGTCGTATTAGCATTGATTCACCCCACCAAGAGATACTAGATAGAACAAGTGTTATTGCTACAGACACAGATATTGAAGTCCGATTCACCGTTGGTTTGCCAGCTTATGGACGAAACATTGCTGCCCAAGAGGCTCTTGCAATATTCTTTGACGAGATACCTATCTTAGTAGAAGAAACGTTACTTTATGAAAACTTTGATGTATCACTTCTTTTGGAATATATCGAAGTAAACGAAGATGCGGATTATTTAAGATCTGAATTAAAAAACTTAGGACTCGTATCTTTTATTGCAAACCAATCCATGTTGCCAAGAATGAGTGGTATTGACGACAGACCTTCCGACAGTGAGTCAGTGGTTCCATTTGTTTCTCCTATTTCTTATGAAGTGAGTGTCAATGTTCCTAATGCTGGTAAAATATGGGGCATGGGTATTCCTGAAGGAGTAACAGTTATTGTCGGAGGAGGCTTTCATGGCAAGTCAACACTCTTAAAAGCCATCGAATTAGGTGTATATAATCACAGACCAGGTGATGGAAGAGAGAGAGTTGTGACGAGAAAGGATGCCATGAAAATAAAAGCAGAAGAGGGAAGATGGGTACACCATGTTGATATCTCTTCTTTCATTCACCATCTACCTCAGAAGATGAATACGGAATGTTTCTCCACTCCTAATGCTTCTGGATCTACCTCGCAAGCAACCAATATTGTGGAAGCCCTTGAATCGGGTACAGATCTTTTAATTCTTGATGAAGATAGTTCTGCTACAAATTTTATGATTCGTGATGGACAGATGGAACGTTTGGTTCCAAGACAAAAAGAGCCAATCACACCATTCATTCAACATGTAAGAAATCTATACGATCAGTTAAACTGTTCTACCATTCTTGTTATGGGAGGGTCTGGAGACTATTTTTCTCAGGCAGATCATGTTATTTGTATGGAAGAGTATAATGCAATGGATGTGACTATTCAGGCACATGATATTGCACAAACAGGTCCAGCAATTGTCAAAGCATCAAAACCGAAACAATTCTTTAATTCACGAATTCCATCGCCTTTAATATTGGAAGGGTTCAAACATAAAGGAGCTCGAAAAGTAAAGCCAATTAGTAAAACAAAAATACTCTTCGGGACCAATGAAGTAGATCTAACACATTTAGATCAGATGGTTTCCGAAAGTCAACTAAGAAGTATCAGTGATAGTTTGATTTATGCTTTAAAATATCTGGATGGGAAAAGAAGTTTAAATCAAATTGCAGACCTTATCATTACAGATCTTGAAACAAAAGGACTTAATATCCTAGGCCCTCAAGGAATAGGTAGCTATGCCATGTTTCGCAAGCAAGAACTAATGGCTGCATTCAACAGGCTAAAAGGAATAAAATATACATATGATTCAGAATAG
- a CDS encoding transposase: MFKRSPANKQLDMFDSPSIIEGLPSRASNIYHDDNHWHNQFRKLVVYQISEDIFAPIYCQDNGCPNYPIRILVGMMILKEGAGISDEMLFENCQFNLLYRSALGLLHASDSIPAQSTYYKFRQQVKEYNEKNESDLFEDVFTQITSSHIEILGIKSDTIRMDSKLLNSNIKWLSRYSLIHETLSLFLTKGCNNFNFSDDLKPHISDVVSTDGDKVVYRNSTDSIKQKIVDLGILISNILNEYTGPANSYYDNLLRLFKEQFFKDDQGVTTPIKGEDLSAKNMQTPFDTDCDYRNKAGDKCKGYSANLTEVVGDNGLPNIITSIQVEKVSHSDTAHFKGSIERTQEVLGYNVINIHADGAYNSEENQEYCAENNQHLYLHAIQGKEGRFRFSLEAQVLKVFDNKHQRYVDYTKYKGKDELDRYKIYLEEGKFRYFKLTEVEKSLLRQRIKETPIEKLQIRNNVEASIFQLGFHCNGKNTVYRGLIKHQMWAVARSLWVNFVRIVKYYSELNISMVINMLKCKLCDLFIAKMTLLESVIVTKIQIQFCRLKSPKIRIIL; the protein is encoded by the coding sequence ATGTTTAAACGTAGTCCTGCCAACAAACAACTAGATATGTTTGATAGTCCCTCAATAATTGAAGGATTACCATCTCGTGCATCAAATATCTATCATGATGACAATCATTGGCACAATCAATTTAGAAAGCTCGTTGTTTATCAGATAAGTGAGGATATTTTTGCGCCGATCTATTGTCAAGATAATGGATGTCCCAACTATCCTATTCGTATTCTTGTTGGTATGATGATTTTGAAAGAAGGTGCTGGTATAAGTGATGAAATGTTGTTTGAAAACTGTCAATTCAATCTACTTTACCGATCAGCGTTAGGACTTTTACATGCTTCTGATTCTATTCCTGCACAATCTACTTATTATAAGTTTAGACAACAAGTAAAAGAATATAATGAGAAGAATGAATCTGATTTATTTGAAGATGTTTTTACACAAATCACTTCTTCTCATATAGAAATACTTGGCATTAAGAGTGATACTATAAGAATGGATAGCAAACTGCTGAATAGCAACATAAAATGGCTTTCTCGATATAGTCTAATACATGAGACATTGTCCTTGTTTCTGACAAAAGGTTGCAATAATTTTAATTTCTCTGATGATCTTAAACCTCATATTTCAGATGTGGTCTCAACAGATGGAGATAAGGTTGTTTATCGCAATTCAACAGATTCAATTAAACAAAAGATCGTGGATCTTGGGATACTCATTTCAAATATTCTTAATGAATATACTGGACCTGCCAATAGTTATTACGATAATCTATTACGTCTATTTAAAGAGCAGTTTTTCAAAGATGATCAGGGAGTTACCACTCCAATAAAAGGAGAAGATTTATCTGCAAAGAACATGCAAACTCCGTTTGATACGGACTGTGATTATAGAAATAAAGCAGGTGATAAATGCAAAGGGTATTCAGCTAATTTGACAGAAGTAGTTGGAGACAATGGACTTCCTAATATCATTACTTCTATACAAGTAGAAAAAGTATCTCATTCGGACACTGCTCATTTTAAGGGATCAATAGAGAGGACACAAGAAGTATTGGGATATAATGTAATAAACATTCATGCAGATGGGGCTTATAATAGTGAGGAAAATCAAGAATATTGTGCAGAAAACAACCAACACCTATATCTACATGCCATACAAGGTAAAGAAGGACGATTTCGGTTTAGTTTAGAGGCACAAGTTCTAAAAGTGTTTGATAATAAGCATCAACGGTATGTTGATTATACAAAATACAAAGGAAAAGATGAGTTAGATAGATATAAAATATATTTAGAAGAAGGCAAGTTTCGCTATTTTAAATTGACTGAGGTTGAGAAAAGTCTTTTAAGGCAAAGAATAAAAGAAACCCCAATAGAAAAGCTTCAAATAAGGAATAATGTAGAAGCGAGTATTTTTCAATTAGGTTTTCATTGTAATGGAAAAAACACTGTCTATAGAGGATTGATAAAACATCAAATGTGGGCAGTAGCTAGATCATTATGGGTGAATTTTGTTCGAATAGTAAAATACTATTCCGAACTAAACATTTCGATGGTCATAAACATGCTTAAATGTAAATTGTGTGATCTTTTTATTGCGAAAATGACTTTATTAGAAAGTGTTATTGTTACTAAGATTCAGATTCAGTTTTGTAGACTAAAAAGTCCCAAAATACGCATAATCCTATAA
- a CDS encoding adenylosuccinate synthase, translated as MKVDVLLGLQWGDEGKGKLVDVLTPQYDVISRFQGGPNAGHTLEFNNIKHVLHTIPSGIFRENKMNLIGNGVVMDPVIFKKEIEGIEKLGIDITKTLIISKKAHLILPSHRLLDAASEAAKGKAKIGSTLKGIGPTYRDKIGRDGLRVGDILHNFEEKYQKLVSQHIELLEKYYQYDYKETLESYEKEWLASIETLRKFQLVDSDHMLNQMMKEGKSVIAEGAQGTLLDVDFGSYPFVTSSNTISAGACTGLGIAPNKIGNVFGIFKAYCTRVGMGPFPTELFDADGKALRDFGHEFGSTTGRERRCGWLDLVALKYAIMVNGATELIMMKADVLDTFDQIKVCTKYKIDGEETVDFPYEITESLEPVYESLPGWKCDLTGVTSKEALPKELNDYVKFIEDYIDVPVTIVSVGPNRDQTIRIK; from the coding sequence ATGAAAGTCGACGTTTTATTAGGTCTTCAATGGGGAGACGAAGGAAAAGGAAAACTTGTTGACGTTTTAACACCGCAGTACGATGTTATCTCTCGTTTCCAAGGAGGTCCAAATGCAGGACATACTCTAGAGTTTAACAACATTAAACATGTGCTACACACCATTCCGTCAGGCATCTTTAGAGAAAACAAGATGAACTTGATTGGAAACGGAGTAGTAATGGACCCGGTGATATTCAAGAAGGAAATTGAAGGGATTGAAAAACTAGGTATTGATATTACTAAAACCCTTATCATATCTAAAAAAGCTCATTTAATTCTACCATCTCATCGTTTACTTGATGCAGCTTCTGAAGCGGCAAAAGGAAAAGCAAAGATTGGATCTACTTTAAAAGGGATTGGCCCAACTTATAGAGACAAAATTGGTAGAGATGGACTTCGTGTAGGAGATATCCTTCATAATTTTGAAGAGAAGTATCAAAAGTTGGTTTCGCAACATATTGAATTACTTGAGAAGTATTATCAATATGATTATAAAGAAACTCTAGAGTCTTACGAGAAAGAGTGGTTGGCTTCCATTGAGACACTTCGTAAATTCCAATTGGTAGACAGCGATCACATGTTGAACCAAATGATGAAAGAAGGTAAAAGCGTCATTGCTGAAGGAGCTCAAGGTACTCTTTTAGATGTTGATTTTGGTTCTTACCCATTTGTTACCTCATCCAATACTATCTCAGCTGGAGCTTGTACTGGTTTGGGGATTGCTCCTAATAAAATTGGCAATGTATTCGGTATCTTTAAAGCGTATTGTACTCGTGTTGGAATGGGACCTTTCCCTACCGAGTTATTTGATGCTGATGGCAAAGCTTTGCGTGACTTTGGTCATGAGTTCGGGTCTACTACAGGTCGTGAAAGACGATGTGGTTGGTTAGATCTTGTTGCATTAAAATATGCTATTATGGTCAATGGTGCAACAGAGCTTATTATGATGAAGGCTGACGTATTAGATACTTTCGATCAGATTAAGGTATGTACCAAATATAAAATTGATGGGGAAGAGACCGTTGATTTTCCATATGAGATTACTGAGTCGTTAGAGCCTGTTTATGAGTCACTACCAGGATGGAAATGTGATTTGACAGGTGTGACTAGTAAGGAGGCATTACCTAAGGAATTGAATGATTACGTGAAATTTATCGAGGATTATATCGATGTCCCTGTAACAATTGTTTCAGTTGGACCAAATAGAGATCAGACTATCCGTATCAAATAA
- a CDS encoding DUF1573 domain-containing protein: protein MKKFLSFFVLMLIVPNVLFAQAPKSHIEFETYEHNYGVIKEVDGKTTYNFKFKNTGKAPLLIMNAQPSCGCTNSVWKRKPIPPGGSDVLAVTFDPANRPGAFTKSVRVFSNAENSNIMLRIMGEVVGRERTPQELFPRKVGLINMATNYISFTRVLNTKVVKKSLEFYNFGDKSVSLDLARKPSFVEVQFEPRTVEPGQKGKILVTYDASKANVFGYDSRRIYLKMNGKEDYSYSIAVSATIVEDFTKLSAKERAKAPSIRFDTKAFDFKTIKQGEKASHTFVIKNKGKSNLIIHKIKASCGCTVATPETKMIAPGKSTKMEVVFNSHGKKGKQYKTITLISNDPNQPTTILKVTGVVL, encoded by the coding sequence ATGAAGAAGTTTTTATCTTTTTTTGTTTTGATGCTTATAGTACCAAATGTACTGTTTGCTCAGGCACCAAAAAGTCATATTGAGTTTGAAACATATGAACATAATTATGGTGTAATAAAGGAAGTAGATGGTAAAACAACTTATAATTTTAAGTTTAAGAACACTGGAAAAGCGCCATTGTTGATTATGAATGCACAACCATCTTGTGGTTGTACCAATTCAGTATGGAAACGCAAACCTATTCCACCAGGAGGTTCTGATGTTCTAGCCGTAACTTTTGATCCTGCAAACAGACCAGGTGCATTTACTAAATCAGTAAGAGTATTTTCAAACGCTGAAAATAGCAATATTATGTTGCGTATTATGGGTGAAGTTGTAGGAAGAGAAAGAACACCTCAAGAATTATTTCCACGCAAAGTGGGCTTAATTAACATGGCAACAAATTATATCTCCTTCACTAGAGTTTTGAATACCAAAGTGGTGAAGAAGAGTTTGGAGTTCTATAACTTTGGGGATAAATCAGTATCTCTTGATTTGGCAAGAAAACCTTCTTTTGTTGAGGTTCAATTTGAGCCTAGAACTGTGGAACCTGGTCAAAAAGGTAAGATCCTCGTGACTTATGATGCTAGTAAGGCAAATGTCTTTGGTTACGATTCAAGAAGAATATATCTTAAAATGAATGGTAAAGAAGACTATAGTTATTCTATTGCAGTTAGTGCAACCATCGTAGAGGATTTTACGAAACTTAGTGCAAAAGAGAGAGCTAAAGCTCCTTCAATTCGATTTGATACTAAAGCGTTTGACTTCAAGACTATTAAGCAAGGAGAGAAGGCTAGCCATACTTTTGTTATCAAGAATAAAGGAAAGTCTAATCTTATTATTCATAAGATTAAAGCTTCATGCGGTTGTACTGTAGCAACTCCTGAGACTAAAATGATTGCTCCAGGAAAATCAACTAAGATGGAAGTGGTCTTTAATTCTCATGGAAAGAAAGGAAAACAATATAAAACAATTACACTTATCTCAAATGATCCAAATCAACCTACTACTATTTTGAAGGTTACGGGTGTGGTATTGTAA
- a CDS encoding alpha-N-acetylglucosaminidase translates to MRRSLIKESGQEDSTAHYFLEPTDSLYHAMTNTNYTEVKKIFGDGLYFSGDSFHELFGRVDNIDLPNSGVSLISEMKRHEPNAKWVFQAWSGNPRDKMIEKVDPEDIIILDLDCDNRPQYRSRNGWNNYPWIWTFINNFGGNEGMFGRLDVIANEVQKVKQQPRIAKNIQGVGFNPEAIENNSIISDLLYDLRWEDIDSTQLTTWVNKYASARYGVNYAPLQEAWQTLRHTSYGQKLRKNESQQGTTESVLCARPHLNIRSTSSWGTNKRYYDGIELIKPWRQFMEAIPVVGESKAFDYDIVNLPKQVLDDYAQSLYDDLKVAVKENNKHRLQEVETLYMMLFDDLDKLLNTQRHFMIGPWIASARSMETNEQEKELFEYQSRTLLTTWSFQDSNLKDYSFREWRGMMKDFYKPRWIAFFQSLETREKIGYYKMEDA, encoded by the coding sequence ATGCGAAGATCATTGATCAAGGAAAGTGGGCAGGAGGATTCGACCGCCCACTATTTTTTAGAGCCAACAGACTCTCTTTACCATGCCATGACCAATACAAACTATACTGAAGTAAAGAAGATCTTTGGAGATGGTCTATATTTTTCAGGAGATTCATTTCATGAGCTTTTTGGTAGGGTAGACAATATTGATCTACCTAATTCTGGAGTCTCTTTGATCTCTGAGATGAAGAGACATGAACCCAATGCAAAGTGGGTATTTCAAGCATGGAGTGGAAATCCAAGAGACAAAATGATTGAAAAAGTAGATCCAGAAGACATTATCATTCTAGATTTAGATTGTGATAACCGTCCGCAATATAGATCTCGCAATGGTTGGAATAATTATCCTTGGATCTGGACATTTATCAACAACTTTGGTGGTAATGAAGGAATGTTTGGTAGATTAGATGTGATTGCAAACGAAGTACAGAAAGTGAAACAACAGCCACGCATTGCAAAGAATATCCAAGGAGTTGGATTCAATCCTGAAGCCATAGAAAATAATTCGATCATTTCGGATCTACTATATGATCTTCGATGGGAAGATATCGATTCGACACAGTTAACAACATGGGTAAATAAATATGCAAGTGCTCGTTATGGGGTGAATTATGCTCCGTTACAAGAAGCATGGCAAACACTTCGTCACACAAGTTATGGACAAAAACTTAGAAAAAATGAGAGTCAGCAAGGGACTACAGAATCAGTTCTATGTGCTCGTCCTCATCTAAATATCCGAAGCACCTCTTCATGGGGTACCAACAAAAGATATTATGATGGCATCGAGTTAATAAAACCATGGAGACAGTTTATGGAAGCAATTCCTGTTGTTGGAGAATCTAAAGCATTCGATTATGATATAGTAAATCTTCCCAAACAGGTTCTAGATGACTATGCACAGTCGCTATATGATGACCTTAAAGTAGCCGTAAAAGAGAACAACAAGCATCGTCTTCAGGAGGTCGAAACACTGTATATGATGCTATTTGATGATTTGGACAAGCTACTAAATACCCAACGTCACTTTATGATTGGACCTTGGATTGCATCCGCACGTAGCATGGAAACCAATGAGCAAGAGAAAGAACTTTTTGAATATCAATCCCGTACACTTCTTACAACATGGTCTTTCCAAGATTCAAATCTAAAAGATTACTCCTTTAGAGAGTGGAGAGGGATGATGAAAGATTTTTATAAACCTAGATGGATCGCGTTCTTTCAATCTCTTGAAACAAGAGAAAAGATAGGTTATTATAAGATGGAAGATGCATGA
- a CDS encoding energy transducer TonB: MKKLLTVLFLFFASTLFHDAQVTAQAKEDPIFEEVEKSPSYPGGLKVMSDFIGENLKYPKIAQKKQVEGTVSVKFVIEKDGSVSNVRVARSVRASKANQDAVESLNKEAIRVIKMLKFIPGEQHGKKVRVATTCPLSFQLM; encoded by the coding sequence ATGAAAAAATTACTAACTGTTTTATTCCTGTTCTTTGCCTCTACTCTTTTCCATGATGCCCAGGTTACAGCACAAGCAAAAGAAGATCCAATCTTTGAAGAGGTTGAAAAGAGTCCATCATATCCAGGGGGATTAAAGGTAATGTCCGATTTTATCGGTGAGAACCTTAAATACCCTAAAATTGCGCAAAAGAAGCAGGTTGAAGGGACAGTATCTGTAAAGTTTGTTATCGAGAAGGATGGTTCTGTGTCTAATGTAAGAGTTGCTCGTTCCGTGAGGGCTTCAAAAGCCAATCAGGATGCAGTGGAAAGTCTGAATAAGGAAGCGATTCGAGTCATAAAGATGCTTAAGTTTATTCCTGGAGAACAGCATGGGAAAAAAGTTAGAGTGGCTACGACATGTCCACTCTCTTTTCAGCTGATGTAA